One Falco peregrinus isolate bFalPer1 chromosome 6, bFalPer1.pri, whole genome shotgun sequence DNA segment encodes these proteins:
- the DUS4L gene encoding tRNA-dihydrouridine(20a/20b) synthase [NAD(P)+]-like isoform X2 — MTFQWTAVAVFLYGEIGMLLVLCLPFISPLRWQKIFMIPLWSKMAVFWNKMFLTIIVLLIILFLDAVREVKKYSVTHMIEKAVNVNSNAFDHIQMKLFRSQRNLYLSGFSLFLWLVLRRTVTLLTQLAKEMASHAALEAQVNDATEAAKKYMAEKERLQEALSEKDISKKKVSAETTDEKLKEIEHLKGELQKTSNALHKANNDVIAVKKQSEGLKREYDRLLKEYERLQGSLNAAEDKKDL; from the exons ATGACTTTCCAGTGGACGGCGGTTGCTGTCTTCCTGTACGGTGAAATAGGAATGCTTCTCGTGCTCTGCCTGCCGTTCATTTCTCCGCTGAG ATGGCAGAAGATTTTTATGATTCCTCTGTGGAGCAAAATGGCAGTTTTTTGGAACAAGATGTTCCTTACAATAATAGTTTTACTGATCATCTTGTTTCTTG atgctgTTAGAGAAGTGAAGAAGTACTCTGTCACGCATATGATTGAAAAGGCTGTAAATGTCAATAGCAACGCCTTTGATCATATTCAGATGAAACTCTTCCGATCGCAAAGAAACCTCTATCTCTCAGGTTTTAGTTTATTTCTTTGGCT CGTATTGAGACGTACTGTTACCCTTCTTACTCAGTTGGCAAAAGAGATGGCCTCTCATGCGGCTCTGGAAGCACAAGTAAATGATGCTACTGAAGCAGCCAAAAAATACATGGCTGAGAAGGAAAGACTGCAGGAG GCCTTGAGTGAAAAAGACATCAGTAAAAAGAAAGTGTCAGCAGAAACAACTGATGAAAAGTTGAAGGAAATTGAACATTTGAAAGGAGAGCTACAGAAGACATCAAATG CTCTCCACAAGGCGAATAATGATGTGATTGCAGTTAAAAAGCAATCTGAAGGCCTTAAAAGAGAGTATGATCGTCTGTTGAAAGAATATGAACGGCTTCAG GGGAGTTTAAATGCAGCAGAAGACAAGAAAGACCTGTAG